Proteins from a genomic interval of Drosophila gunungcola strain Sukarami chromosome X unlocalized genomic scaffold, Dgunungcola_SK_2 000023F, whole genome shotgun sequence:
- the LOC128260378 gene encoding phosphatidylinositol 4-kinase alpha isoform X1, translating into MTMTASDKYTYQRTVLCLARVLAGIQPTPWEKVLTLFRYCPQENAAGVFCLDTRAQDAVIALGIYYLESGCQHEGQIVPYLLRLAKCLPKAVWIDDARSSKVERIRIPSAEKFSFCLNTLLSDIAAKCPDSREEIILNQVETLGALANIVKSSRDSSSAPPPIILCKATVPLLFGLARSMGRYASNDPPLLCRIFPPELLPIQRGGGRDGTGSSSSASGTCGGSFSSSERLAAGTHQFRPIIPRSMSGSLAQAQNHEDARHRLAGKHQHHHQQKPSLHSYFSVPYDPRTHFFTRYGSSFNQFPNMRVCESPTKSGPRPLYQVAPFPIQHLQTIFAVSKKLLTKDTLEHLDEQASDIFSLHQIKGYCYKSFSETLNLVLVTLLRELLQHQVDLPTPFTKDVQEFVKRLFLNGQTELQNKQQDQERERREENGIAVVNKYKVNVMANAACVDLLVWAIRDETVDVDYNVPSLQNGLQFLLKKEADKLCGRLSQKLNLELSHKIVMDHMPLLMVCLEGLGKLAQKFPNIAGTSISYLRDFLVAPSPILGKLHDHAMQSLAQQKKEKELTPFKIAVQHSDSRTAVVIYGDNQKLPGSGTGRSGHAAFESLRDAAIENLSIALRAAHTLDQFCVPALVANVSNRLFTAEKSGSESQGECHKSNLVSLNIIVMLGHVAVALKDTSKTTQNILQFFIQRFCKVPSEQNALIVDQLGCMIISQCETHVFDEIMKMFSRVTVQSASLAYTSDPEHRKQFHHVSDAVVNALGNIAANIQGDSEMLELLGKLLELFVQIGLDGERSYDNTPGAQKASSRAGNLGMLIPVIAVLVRRLPPIKNPRQRLHKLFKDFWAYCVVMGFTNARLWPADWYQGVQQIAAKSPLLISQTAHKSDMRELNYTLAIKSDSVNELRSQILVLLEHSSDNVATAINKLSFAQCTYLLSVYWLEMLRVENADEPSLEPIMSYLCDTALQRDKTGIWQCVKCVADQVFEKFRNVLYAHDEIREKVLESQATLLLVYFNHIHKPIQVVADQYLSFLVDRFPHLLWNRRVLWCMLDILQLLAYSLSLDPNEETPTLRVVSTPYTLQLMDSLPARELRLKDFADRCQGIVNEAMKWAPRSTRSHLQEYPNQIPTPVLAHHSGLALAFDSVVSSSALHTSGTMSKRPSCVNSDTPRFVSVLCLRSKYAGEISGLLSVLSEKDKAGLADRLVSDVWEACAEKSDARHRGALWRATAYLIICSEIDRKLLHAVASSQLELFTESAMETAVECWQWVLTARQDLELCFIQEMVSAWQTTFEKRMGLFAWETEVTNPLAAYEGCKLVSKPILITPHLIWLQLLSEMVDTAKYCNRDKVEMFCLLLHRCLPILKSSRQNRQVSTVGCRFKLLQCGLSLLQGNTIPKSLARNILRERIYSNALDYFCGPPTCPNQSRDQLLEDIMILLKFWQTMRSEKKHLVTSEVGDYDLTNASVSSTQMLAVRNNPETASLISGSGLTNDYTRSMSASGNAVGMGMGVAGGGSSSGWYNTIPHSTSTLSKRSNRSKRLQYQKDSYDKDYMKKRNLILELLAVELEFLITWYNPNCLPDLIVPGEEQITEWRNRPYKPNVWRDYARLAWCYNPALAVFLPQRIKNAEIIDEEVSRLVCSDPIAVCHIPEALKYLCTTKNLLQESPDLVYILSWSPVTPIHALAYFSRQYPSHPLTAQYAVKTLSSYPAESVLPYIPQLVQALRHDTMGYVVEFIKNISRRSQIVAHQLIWNMQTNMYMDEDQQHRDPNLYEALDQLSQSIIASFSGAAKRFYEREFDFFGKITAVSGEIRSFAKGIERKNACLAALSRIKVQGGCYLPSNPEAMVLDIDYSSGTPMQSAAKAPYLARFRVYRCGITELETRAMEVSNNPNSQEDAKMTLGVESWQAAIFKVGDDVRQDMLALQVITIFKSIFQQVGLDLFLFPYRVVATAPGCGVIECVPNAKSRDQLGRQTDSGLSEYFLHQYGDESSKEFQAARANFVKSMAAYSLIGYLLQIKDRHNGNIMIDKDGHIIHIDFGFMFESSPGGNIGFEPDMKLTDEMVMIMGGKMDSPAFKWFSELCVQAFLAVRPYQDAIVSLVSLMLDTGLPCFRGQTINLLKQRFVATKNNKEAAAHMLAVIRNSYQNFRTRTYDMIQYYQNQIPY; encoded by the exons CAGGAGAATGCCGCCGGAGTCTTTTGCCTGGACACACGGGCCCAGGATGCGGTGATAGCCCTGGGTATCTACTATCTGGAGAGCGGCTGTCAGCACGAGGGCCAGATTGTGCCCTACCTACTCCGCCTGGCCAAGTGCCTGCCCAAGGCCGTCTGGATAGACGATGCCCGGAGCAGCAAGGTCGAAC GCATTCGCATTCCCTCGGCGGAAAAGTTTAGCTTCTGTTTGAACACCCTGCTCTCTGACATAGCGGCCAAGTGTCCGGATTCCCGCGAGGAGATCATCCTGAATCAAGTGGAAACGCTGGGTGCTCTGGCCAACATTGTGAAGTCGAGCAGGGACAGCAGCTCAGCACCGCCTCCGATTATCCTGTGCAAGGCCACGGTGCCGCTGCTCTTTGGATTGGCCAGATCGATGGGTCGCTATGCCAGCAATGATCCTCCCCTGCTGTGTCGCATCTTTCCGCCCGAGCTGCTGCCCATCCAGCGGGGCGGTGGGCGCGACGGCACCGGATCGAGCAGCAGTGCCAGTGGCACCTGCGGCGGATCCTTCAGCAGCAGCGAACGCCTGGCGGCGGGCACACATCAATTCCGACCCATTATACCGCGTTCCATGTCGGGCAGCCTGGCGCAGGCCCAGAACCACGAGGATGCCAGGCACAGGTTGGCGGGAAaacaccaacaccaccaccaacagAAGCCCTCGCTGCACAGCTACTTCTCCGTGCCGTACGATCCACGGACGCACTTCTTCACACGCTACGGCTCCAGCTTCAATCAGTTTCCCAATATGCGCGTCTGCGAATCGCCCACAAAAAGTGGCCCACGACCGCTGTACCAAGTGGCACCGTTTCCCATCCAGCATCTGCAGACCATATTTGCGGTGTCCAAGAAACTCCTCACCAAGGACACGCTGGAGCATCTGGATGAGCAGGCCAGCGACATCTTCTCGCTGCATCAGATCAAGGGCTACTGCTACAAGAGTTTCTCAGAAACGCTGAACCTGGTTCTGGTCACCCTGCTGCGGGAATTGCTGCAGCACCAGGTCGACCTGCCCACCCCGTTCACCAAGGATGTGCAGGAGTTCGTCAAGCGGCTCTTCCTCAACGGGCAGACGGAGCTGCAGAACAAGCAGCAGGATCAGGAGCGGGAGCGGCGGGAGGAGAACGGCATCGCGGTGGTCAACAAGTACAAGGTCAATGTGATGGCCAATGCCGCGTGCGTCGACCTCCTTGTTTGGGCCATTCGCGACGAAACGG TTGACGTCGACTATAATGTGCCATCCCTGCAGAATGGcttgcaatttttattgaagAAAG AGGCAGACAAGCTGTGTGGCCGGCTGTCGCAGAAGCTAAACTTGGAGCTGAGTCACAAGATCGTGATGGATCACATGCCGCTGCTGATGGTGTGTCTGGAGGGTCTGGGCAAGCTGGCCCAGAAGTTTCCCAATATCGCTGGCACTTCGATATCGTATCTGCGCGATTTCCTGGTGGCTCCCAGTCCGATTTTGGGCAAACTTCATGACCATGCCATGCAATCGTTGGCCCAGCAGAAGAAGGAAAAGGAGCTGACGCCGTTTAAGATCGCCGTGCAGCACTCGGATTCGCGGACAGCGGTCGTCATCTACGGGGATAACCAGAAGCTGCCGGGCAGTGGAACCGGAAGAAGTGGTCACGCGGCCTTCGAGTCTCTCCGCGATGCGGCCATCGAGAATCTATCGATCGCTCTGCGAGCTGCCCACACCCTGGACCAGTTCTGTGTCCCAGCCTTGGTGGCCAACGTGTCCAACCGACTTTTCACGGCCGAAAAGTCAGGCAG TGAATCGCAGGGGGAATGCCACAAATCCAACCTGGTTAGCCTAAACATCATTGTGATGCTGGGCCATGTGGCCGTGGCGCTGAAGGACACCTCgaaaacgacccagaacatCCTGCAGTTCTTCATCCAGCGCTTCTGCAAGGTGCCCTCGGAGCAGAACGCCCTGATAGTGGATCAACTGGGCTGCATGATCATTTCGCAGTGCGAAACGCATGTCTTCGACGAGATCATGAAGATGTTCTCGCGCGTGACCGTGCAATCGGCCTCGTTGGCCTACACATCGGATCCGGAGCACAGGAAGCAGTTCCATCACGTCTCGGATGCGGTGGTCAATGCACTGGGCAACATAGCAGCCAACATACAGGGCGATTCGGAGATGCTGGAGCTGCTGGGCAAGCTGCTGGAGCTGTTCGTGCAGATCGGTTTGGATGGCGAGCGCAGCTACGACAATACGCCGGGCGCCCAGAAGGCCAGCTCGCGGGCTGGCAATCTGGGCATGCTGATACCGGTGATTGCGGTACTGGTGCGCCGCCTGCCGCCGATCAAGAATCCCCGCCAGCGGCTGCACAAGCTCTTCAAGGACTTCTGGGCCTACTGCGTGGTGATGGGGTTCACGAATGCCCGGCTTTGGCCAGCGGACTGGTATCAGGGTGTGCAGCAGATAGCGGCCAAGTCGCCGCTGCTGATCTCGCAGACGGCCCACAAGTCGGACATGCGAGAGCTCAACTACACGCTGGCCATCAAGAGTGATTCGGTGAACGAGCTGCGCAGCCAGATCCTGGTCCTGCTGGAGCACTCCTCGGACAATGTGGCCACGGCCATCAACAAGCTGTCCTTTGCCCAGTGCACCTATCTGCTGAGCGTCTACTGGCTGGAGATGCTGCGCGTGGAGAACGCGGACGAGCCGAGTCTGGAGCCGATCATGAGCTACCTCTGCGACACGGCGCTCCAAAGGGACAAGACGGGCATCTGGCAGTGCGTCAAGTG cGTGGCCGACCAGGTCTTCGAGAAGTTCCGCAATGTGCTGTACGCCCACGACGAGATCCGGGAGAAGGTGCTGGAATCGCAGGCCACCCTGCTGCTGGTCTACTTCAACCACATCCACAAGCCCATCCAGGTGGTGGCCGACCAGTATCTCTCCTTCCTGGTCGATCGTTTTCCCCACCTGCTCTGGAATCGCCGCGTGCTGTGGTGCATGCTGGACATCCTGCAGCTGCTGGCCTACTCGCTGAGCCTGGATCCCAACGAGGAGACGCCCACACTGCGGGTGGTCTCCACGCCGTACACCCTGCAGTTGATGGACTCGCTGCCGGCGAGGGAGCTGCGCCTGAAGGACTTTGCCGATCGGTGCCAGGGCATCGTGAACGAGGCCATGAAGTGGGCGCCCCGATCCACGCGCTCCCACCTGCAGGAGTATCCCAATCAGATACCCACCCCCGTGCTGGCCCATCACAGTGGCTTGGCCTTGGCCTTCGATTCGGTGGTCAGCAGCAGTGCCCTGCACACGAGCGGAACCATGAGCAAGCGGCCCAGTTGCGTGAACTCCGACACACCAAGATTCGTATCGGTTCTCTGCCTGAGGAGCAAATATGCCGGCGAGATTAGCGGCCTGCTGTCCGTGCTTAGCGAGAAGGACAAGGCCGGCCTGGCGGATCGGCTGGTCAGCGATGTGTGGGAGGCCTGTGCCGAGAAGAGCGATGCCCGGCACCGTGGAGCTCTGTGGCGGGCCACTGCCTATCTGATCATCTGCTCGGAGATCGATAGGAAACTGCTGCATGCGGTGGCCAGTTCGCAGCTGGAGCTCTTCACCGAGTCGGCCATGGAGACGGCCGTGGAGTGCTGGCAATGGGTGTTGACGGCACGGCAGGATCTGGAGCTGTGCTTCATCCAGGAGATGGTCAGCGCCTGGCAGACCACCTTCGAGAAGCGCATGGGCCTGTTTGCCTGGGAGACGGAGGTGACCAACCCGCTGGCCGCCTACGAGGGCTGCAAGCTGGTCAGCAAGCCCATTCTTATCACACCCCACTTGATTTGGCTCCAGTTGCTGTCCGAAATGGTGGACACCGCCAAGTACTGCAATCGCGATAAGGTCGAGATGTTCTGCCTGCTGCTGCACCGATGTCTTCCCATACTGAAGAGCAGCCGACAGAATCGGCAGGTGTCCACGGTGGGCTGTCGCTTCAAGCTGCTGCAGTGCGGACTGTCGCTGCTGCAGGGCAATACCATACCCAAGTCGTTGGCGCGGAACATACTGCGCGAGCGCATCTACTCCAATGCCTTGGACTACTTCTGTGGACCGCCCACTTGCCCGAATCAGAGTCGGGACCAGCTGCTGGAGGACATAATGATACTGCTCAAGTTCTGGCAGACCATGCGCAGCGAAAAGAAGCACCTAGTGACCTCCGAAGTGGGTGACTATGACCTGACCAACGCCTCCGTGAGCTCCACACAAATGCTGGCGGTGAGGAATAACCCGGAGACGGCATCCCTGATCAGTGGCAGTGGGTTGACCAACGATTACACCCGCTCCATGAGTGCCAGTGGCAATGCCGtcggcatgggcatgggcgtGGCAGGTGGTGGTAGCAGCAGTGGCTGGTACAACACCATTCCGCACTCCACATCCACCCTGTCGAAGCGCTCGAATCGCTCCAAGCGGTTGCAGTACCAGAAGGATTCGTACGACAAGGACTATATGAAGAAACGCAATCTGATTCTAGAGCTGCTGGCCGTCGAGCTGGAGTTCCTCATCACCTGGTACAATCCCAACTGTCTGCCCGATCTTATAGTGCCAG GTGAGGAACAGATCACGGAGTGGCGCAACCGGCCCTACAAACCGAACGTCTGGCGGGACTACGCCCGTCTCGCCTGGTGCTACAACCCAGCACTGGCCGTCTTCCTGCCGCAGCGCATCAAGAATGCGGAGATCATCGACGAGGAGGTGTCGCGACTGGTCTGCTCCGATCCCATAGCGGTGTGCCACATCCCCGAGGCACTGAAGTACCTGTGCACCACCAAGAATCTGCTGCAGGAGAGTCCGGATCTGGTGTACATCCTGTCCTGGTCGCCGGTGACGCCCATCCATGCGCTGGCCTACTTCTCGCGGCAGTATCCATCGCATCCGCTCACGGCCCAGTATGCCGTGAAGACGCTCTCCTCGTATCCGGCGGAATCGGTGCTGCCGTATATTCCACAGCTGGTACAGGCCCTGCGGCACGACACCATGGGCTATGTGGTGGAGTTCATCAAGAACATCTCGCGGAGATCGCAGATTGTGGCGCACCAGTTGATATGGAACATGCAGACGAACATGTACATGGACGAGGACCAGCAGCACAGGGATCCCAATCTGTACGAGGCACTCGATCAGCTGTCGCAAAGTATTATCGCCTCGTTCTCGGGCGCCGCCAAGCGGTTCTACGAGCGGGAATTCGATTTCTTTGGCAAAATAACGGCCGTCTCCGGTGAGATTCGGTCGTTTGCCAAGGGCATTGAGCGGAAGAACGCGTGTCTGGCGGCGCTGAGCAGGATCAAGGTGCAGGGCGGCTGCTATCTGCCCTCCAATCCGGAGGCCATGGTCCTGGACATCGACTACAGCAGCGGCACGCCCATGCAGAGTGCGGCCAAGGCGCCGTATTTGGCCAGGTTCCGGGTGTATCGATGCGGCATCACGGAACTGGAGACGCGTGCCATGGAGGTGTCCAACAATCCG AATTCCCAGGAGGATGCAAAGATGACGCTGGGCGTAGAGTCCTGGCAGGCGGCCATTTTCAAGGTGGGCGACGATGTGCGCCAGGACATGCTGGCCCTGCAGGTGATCACCATCTTCAAGAGCATCTTCCAGCAGGTGGGACTCGACTTGTTTCTGTTTCCCTATCGCGTGGTGGCCACCGCTCCAGGG TGCGGCGTGATCGAGTGCGTGCCGAATGCCAAGTCGCGGGATCAGCTCGGCCGACAGACGGACAGTGGACTGTCCGAGTACTTCCTGCATCAGTATGGCGACGAGAGCTCCAAGGAGTTCCAGGCGGCGCGGGCGAACTTTGTGAAATCCATGGCCGCCTACTCGCTAATTGGCTATCTGCTTCAGATCAAGGATCGACACAATGGCAACATCATGATCGACAAGGATGGCCACATCATACACATCG ATTTTGGCTTTATGTTCGAGTCTTCGCCAGGTGGTAATATCGGCTTCGAGCCCGATATGAAGCTAACCGACGAGATGGTCATGATCATGGGCGGCAAGATGGACTCGCCGGCCTTCAAGTGGTTCAGCGAGCTGTGCGTGCAGGCCTTCCTCGCCGTGCGCCCGTACCAGGATGCGATTGTGTCCCTGGTCTCCCTGATGCTGGACACCGGACTGCCATGTTTCCGGGGACAGACGATTAACCTGCTGAAGCAGCGATTCGTGGCCACCAAGAATAACAAGGAGGCAGCCGCCCACATGCTGGCTGTCATCCGCAACTCGTACCAGAACTTCCGCACGCGTACCTATGATATGATCCAGTACTACCAGAACCAGATACCCTACTAA